The segment GACACTTGCGGCACTGCTCATTCAATCGCAAGGGCCCTGGTCGATTTGGAAAAAACTCAAAAATTTCGAATCTTTTAAGTTATCTTCAAAGCAAGATCAGTACTTTCTAAGTAAAATTTATCAATTAGAAAATAAGCTTAATCAAGAAAAAGAGTATCGAGGGGATGATCTAAATATTGAAATAAAAATCTTTATTCGTAGAAAATCAACTGAACAAGAAGTTCATATTCCCAAAGACTATTTTCCAGAACTTCATCATTTGATTGAACTCTATGATGGTTATGGTGAAGATGATGCTAAAGTTTCAGAAATAAAATAATTCTCTTCATCAATGAATTTTTTAAATTGATAAAGATAGAGACGATATCTAATTGCAGTCAAGACGTGTCCTGCGTGAATGATAATTTTGTTTGGTCTGTTAAAACTCTCCCATAATTGATATTGCGTATCAGTTGGTACAGAACTATCGTAATTACCTATCATCATGAATATATCATTTCTAGATCTTCTTTGGGCAAATACTAAGGGATCAAGCAAAATATGTTCTTTGAGATAGTTTTCAAAATTTCTCTTTTTTTGAAATCCCTCTAATCCCATTCGTATAGATCTATAATTTTCAATAATACTTTGTTGTGAACTGGTTAGTATTTGGGGAATATTTCCTCCACCTACAATAATTATTGATTTTTTTATTCTAAGGTCTACCCCGGTGACTAATGCGGTTCGAATTCCCCCTAGACTCACACCAAAAGCACTAATATTTTGAGAGTCAATATTTTCATGAGCTAAGGCGTAATCAATTAATTTTTGAATAGAAACTGTGGAGCGAATGAGAAAATCATCAATATCAGCTAATTCCCTATTAGGATCGGCGATATTTTGATTGAGTCTTGCAATGATGGCCGTATGGCCGCGGTTTGCAAAATAGCGGGCAACATCTCGTTCAAGTAAAATTTCACCTTCAATTGAAGGCATAATCATTATCAGAGGTCTTCGCCCACTTAGTTTTGATCGATAGAGGCCAAAGCTAATAATATCACGTTGAGAAGTTATTGGGTCCATCGTTTCAAGTTGTCCCTCAAATTGTATATGAGATTTAGAATCACTGACTTGTTGTATTGAGTATGGTTCATCACGTTTATCGTACTCAAATTTTGATAATCTACGTTCAAGTTCGAGTTGCGATAAATTGGAGGCCAGGAGTGTATTAGCTTTAATAATTAAAAGGATTAAAATATTTTTTTTTATCATGATAAACTCTCTTTTAAGGTTTATCGTCAATATATTGTAGAATGTGAGAAGCTGTCACATAAAGTCAATTTAATCAATTCATGAGCAAAAATTGCGGGGCAAATAAGATGATTTGCAAAATTGATAATCTAAGACCCAACTGATGAATTTTTTGAACTTTTTGTGGGCCATAATATTTTTTCAAAGCTCTTGTTAGGGGTAGTTTATCAAAATCAAATTCAATAATTTCAAGATAGATACGAATTGCGGCCAGAACAAGGCACACTAATATTAAGACTTTATTTTCTCCAATAATGTATTCCGTGTAAAGATCCATAACACCTCGCTTGGTCTAAATCTTTTCGTCAAAATTTTTGTAGTAATGAGTACTTAAAAATGAACGGCATTAATTTCTATATCTGGCATGCTCTAGTCGATCAAAGAGTTCCCTGAAAACAAAAGAAGAAGTTTTATCTATTAGAGTTTAGTCTAAAAGTACATAGGAATTAACATATAATTAAAGGTTACCAAGAAGCACTAAGCTATTATATTGTAGTCCGGATTTTACAGAGTGTTAAAGAGCTACGATCTTATTATTTTCATGAATTTTTCATAAGATTCTTAAAATTTATATTCAAGAGTATTTTCAATCAAGATGATAAATTTCCATTATACTATTTAAGATGGTTTCAAAGTCAATTTTAAGATCAATAAGCTTTCCAGTATGAACATCAAAAACCCACCCGTAGACTTTTAGGCCTCTTCCCCTGAAAGCTTTCTGAACACTTGCTGTCTTTATAGCATTCACACATTGTTCCTGAATATTTAACTCAACTAATCTCTGATATCTTTGTTCTTCGTTATCAATTGAATTTAGCTCTCTTCGATGCAGTCTATACACATCCCTGATATTTCTGAGCCAAGGATTGAGTATACCCAGATCTTTACTTTCTAGAGCAGCTTTCACTCCTCCACACCCATAGTGTCCACATATGATTATATGATCAACTTCGAGGTGAATAACCGCGTATTCAATAACACTCATAACATTCAGATCTATACTACTTACCATATTGGCAATATTTCTATGAACAAAAACTTCTCCAGGATTTGCCCCCATAAGTTCTTCGGCCGTCACTCGACTATCGGAACAACCGATATAGAGAATTTTTGGTTTTTGTCCACGCCCTAGATTTTTAAAAAAATCTTGGTCTTGTGCCAGTTTTTGTCCAATCCAATCTTTATTATTTTTTAAAATTTTATCTATATCCATAAAAAATCATTTTGTTATTAGTCATCTTTTTGCAACGCAACTTCTAGGCGTATTTACGAGCATATTATTCGCTGTTGTGTCCAATTCGTCAATTGAACAAATCTCAACTCAATACTCACCATA is part of the Halobacteriovoraceae bacterium genome and harbors:
- a CDS encoding carbonic anhydrase gives rise to the protein MDIDKILKNNKDWIGQKLAQDQDFFKNLGRGQKPKILYIGCSDSRVTAEELMGANPGEVFVHRNIANMVSSIDLNVMSVIEYAVIHLEVDHIIICGHYGCGGVKAALESKDLGILNPWLRNIRDVYRLHRRELNSIDNEEQRYQRLVELNIQEQCVNAIKTASVQKAFRGRGLKVYGWVFDVHTGKLIDLKIDFETILNSIMEIYHLD